TCAGCCTGAGCCTCTCCGGGAGTGCCACTGGCACGCTCACAGCCTTTATTAGAAGATGTCCCTCCTCCTCAAACCACAGGTATCTCCGATCCTCCTGAACCCTCCAGAGGGCTACGAAAAGAACTACAAGGAAAAGAGCTATCTGAAGAAGCTCACCTCTTTCTGGCAAGGAGAAGGTAAACAAGCCCGAAAAGCCTTCTCTGGACTTCAACCACCTCAAAGCCTCCCTCCTCAAGCTCTTTTTCCACCTCCTCAACTCTCAGAGAGTTTTCAAGAGAGTGTATAAAAAAGTCCCACTTTTCCCTTCCAAAGAGCACAAGCCCGAGTGGCTTTAGAGGATATTTCATCACAAGGATAAGAAGCGGAGTGAGAGAGAACCTGTTTATGTCAAGAAGTGCAAGCTGTCCCCCCTCCTTCAGCACCCTCTTTGCCTCCTGCAGGAAGGCTTTTCTGCTGAGCAGATGTCTGTAGACAAGAGACAGGGTCATAGAGCCAAAGACTTCATTTCTGTAGGGCATGTTCTCCGCATCACCCACCACGAACCTGCATGCTCTGCACTTTGTTTTTGCAACCTTTAGCATTTCCAATGAAAGGTCCATGCCCACCCTGAGCCCTCTGTTCTGAGACTTGAGGAGCACCTCACCCGTGCCCGTGCCCACATCAAGCCTGTGTCCCTCAGGGGAAAGCATACTAAGAAGCTCTCTCTGCCACTGGTCAATCCTTTTGAATGTAATCAGGTTCAGAAAAAAGTCGTATTTTCTGCTTACAGAGGAAAATACATCCTCAACCGTCTTCTTAGTTATCATATCCTGCCTGAACCACAAGCACCCTGGGATGCCTTTCCTGAAGCACCTCTGGAATGTTTACACCCACCACAGGGATGGTTTCCATATTGTAGACTTTTGAGATGACCTTAGCTCTTTTGAGGGCTCTTTCTGCATCCTTGTCCTCAAGGGTGTAAGAGACTTCCACCGCAAGCATGACGTCTCTACCATCTTCTATCTTTGCCCTTATGAGAACATAAAGGCTAATCGCGTCCTTTCTTTCTTCTTCGGTTATCAGCCCACCATCTACCGCATCCTCCAGCCTCTCAGACCACTCTTCCACAGGCACAGCTCTGACCCTCCTGAAATACCTTCCAAAGTATGCCGGTGCCCTTTCTCTTACCTTCCTTTCTAAGTTATCTCCCTCAAGGCTTACCACATCCACCTCCAGTTTGCTCACCTTATTTTTAAGTATAGCGACATCACGCTCAAGCCTCTTCTGACCTTCTTCCAGCCTTTCAACCCTTCTGGCAAGAGGTCTGAAACCCTCCTCCACAAACCTGTCAAACTTTTGAGGTAGCCTCAGAAGCTCGTAGGTGAGAATAAGGGAGGTGAGCTGATGAGCCCAGTCGGGGTTTTCTCTGAGTGCCTGCAGTATGTCGTAAAAATTCCTTATTATGTATTCTTTGTGCTTTTCTTCAACAGCCATAGCATAGAATATTCTATGCTTTTTCTGAGCTTACACAAGTAGTTCTACAAAGGTGAGTATTCTATCTCGGGTCTTGTCCCTTCTGTAAGATGGCAGGCTATCGTGGCATATGGTGCATACACCGTGCTGAAAAAACTTTCTTATACCCCCTCTTTTCAGCCTCAGGATGGCTTCTGACTGCGTATCCATGTAGTGCCCGCCGTTTCTGATTTGAAGACTTAAAAAGTATCCTTTAAACTCCTCACCCACCTCGTAGCAGCACGCCCTCGCAGAGGGACCTATAAAGGCAAGGTAGTTCTCAGGTGGCTCAAGCGGTCTCAACCTTTCAAGGACCTTCTCAATTATACCATCCCTCAGCCCTCTCCAGCCTGCGTGAACAACCGCCACCGCCTTTTTCCCTAAAAGGGCAACCGGCACGCAGTCCGCAGTCCTCACACCTATCTTAAGTCCCCTCCTCTGTGTTATGAGGGCATCCCCCTCAAGCCCCTGCACAAAATCCTCAACCAGAAAAACCTTTGAAGAGTGAACCTGTCTGAGCGTGACTACATCAGTGTCCTCCTCCCACCACTTGAGGACAACCCTTGCGGTGGGAGTCTGGAGTGAAAATATCAGAGCCTCTTTGCCTTTTCTGAGGTTCTGCGTATGCATTCCATTATTATGCCCTTAAAACCCCTTTCTTCAAGCACCTTTATGCCCTCTATGGTGGTCCCGCCGGGAGAGGCGACCTTTGTAAGCCACTCCTCCGGGTTGCCACCAAGCCTTTTGAGAAGTTCACAGGAGCCAAGCACCATGTCTATGGCCATGGACTTTGCCTTCTCGTAAGAAAAGCCCTCCATCACGCCCGCAAGGGCAAGGGCATGCACGAAGCTGAAGACAAAGGCCGGACCTGAGCCTGCAAGGGCCGTGAAAGCATCAAACAAACTTTCCTCAAGTTCGTAGAGATTTCCGCAGTGAGAAAAGAGCCTTATAAACTCTTCCTTTTCCTCTTCGCTTATCTCAGCACAAGCAAAGGCTATGGTTGCCTTACCCACAAGAGCGTTTATGTTGGGCATGAGCCTTATGAGCTTTTCCGCCCCGCTCAGCTCCTTTAGCCTCTCAAGGCTCAGACCAGCCACCACGCTTATGAGCATCTTCCCCTCAAGCCTACCGCTGAGCCTTTTCATAACACTCTCCACATCCTTTGGCTTTACAGCCAGCAGGAGCCACTGAGAACCTCTGAGAAGAAAGTCAAGGTCTGATGCCACGCCAAAACCCTCAGAGAGTGCCTCTGACCTTTTCTCTTCGCTTATGTCGTATACAAGAACCTCCGCATGTTCTCTCAAAGACCTTGCAAAGCTTTCCCCCATGTTTCCATATCCTATTATTCCAAGCGTCATTTCTATCTCCTGAGCTTTGATATCAATCTCTCCCAGAAGCTGGGAGCATAGGGCTTTATATCCAGAGGAAGTCCTGAAAGAGCCCTTGTGAGGTCCCTTGTGAGGTCCTCGTTAAATGGGTTCTGATTTACTATGTTCCTTATTATCTTCGGATTGTATCTTATACCACCCAGATATTTTGTCTCCGCAGAGGTAAACTTTTCACACACCACTCTTATGCTTTCGTAAACCTTGAGGCTCTCTTCATAGCTGCTTACCTTGTTTATAAGCACATAAAACTCTTTTACCCTCTCCTCCTGATTTAAAACCTTTATGAGCCCATAGGCATCTGCTATTGCTGTAGGTTCGGGTGTGGTCACTATTACAGGTATGTGGGAGGAGGAGACCAGGGCTGTTGTGTCTGAGTGTATGCCCGGAGGCGTGTCAAATATTACCCAGTCGTAGTTTCTCTCCGCATATTCCTGAAGTTTGAAAATGAGGTTTCTGAGCTGTGCAGGCGGCAGGTTTACCAGTTCTCTCACTCCGCTACCGCTGGATATGAAGGCAAGGTTTTCCTCTATGGGAACAACAACCTCTTCAAGAGGGGCTTCGCCCATAAAGAAATGGTATAGGTTCTTTGCTGGCGTTATCCCCAGCATTATGTGCACGTTGCTAAGTCCAAGGTCTCCATCCACTATGAGGACCTTTTTGCTGTTCCTCCCTATTATTCTTCCCATGTTTATGGTTATGAGGGTCTTGCCCACTCCTCCCTTTCCGCTTGCCACCGCTATGTATCCCGTTTTCTTTTCCTTTCCTTCCACGCTCATGAGATGAAGAGCCTGAGCCTCCATCAGTGCACCTCTAAGAATATCTTAGCCATGTAGTCGTAACTAGCCATCACCATGTCCTCAGGAACCCTCTGACCGGTCGTAAAACAGAGTATAGGCATCTGAGTTCTGTAGGCAACGTTTATGGCAGTGCCAAAGTAGCCAGTTTCATCCAGCTTGGTAAATATGAGACCTGACGGTTCCACCACGCTGAAGCTCTCTATTATCTCATACTGAACTCTCTCTTCCGTGTTTGCACTCAGAGTTATGTATGCCTTCAGAGCTGGCAGTTTTGCAAAAAAGGGCACAAGCTCCCTTATCTTTATTTCATTATATTGGCTTCTTCCGCCTGTATCTACAAGGACCACATCAAGGGAAGAGAGCTCTCCTATACACTCCCTGAGCCTGTAGGGCGTATCCGCAACCCTGAAGGGGAGTTCCATTATGTTGGCGTAGGTCTGGAGTTGCTGGACAGCGCCCACCCTGTAGCTGTCTATGGTTATAAGCCCCACACCCTTACCCCTTTGCCTGAGCATGTGCGCCAGTTTCGCTATGGTGGTTGTCTTGCCAACACCTGTGGGACCAAGAAGGACCACAACGCTGAAGCCCTCTTCGGGGAAGTTCTCCACAAGCCTTATGTTCTTGCTAAAAGCCTCCACAAGAGATTCCATGTTTTCACCCTTCAGGTCAAGCCTTTTGAGTTCAAAATCATACCCGCAGGCGGATTCCACTATCTTCTCTGCTATATCCCTTGAAACACCCCTGTTTATGAGTTTGTTCATCAGATATAGCGCCCTGATGGAATACTCTCCCTCAAGGTCGTCCCTTTTTACTTCCTCCTTCTCCGTTTTCTGCCTTTTGACAAGCTCCATAACTTCTCTGAGGTTCTCTTTGAGTCTGTTTATCTCCTGATATAGGGTCTCCTCCTTCTTTAGCTCTACAGAAAAGTCTTCTCTGTCTGGTATACCAACAGTTATCTCAAGCTTTGACCTTCGGGGAAAAGGTAGAAAGGGGAGGAGTTTCTGCTTTATCACCCTTGTGGAGAGTATTACCGCCTCTGAGCCATACAGAGCCCTAACTTCCTCCACCGCCTCCTGAAGAGAATCCACCACCAGTTTTTTAATCTTCATCTATAACACCTATGACCTTGAGGTTCAGCTGTCTGTCAAGTTCATTATAAGACAGCACGGTGAGGTTTGGCATGTAATTTTCAAGAACCTTTCTTACATGCCTCCTTATGGAGCTTGAGGTTATGAGAAGGGGCAGAGCCTGATACTGGGTGAACTTTGAGATTTCTCCTGAGAGCTTTGGATATACTGTGTTTATGAGAAGGTCAAGAAACTCGTCCTCCCTTCCCTCCTGCACAAAGGCGGTTAGCTTCGCCTCAATCTTTGGCGATATTATCATAGCATACAGGGTTCCGTTGGTGGAGTATAGCCTTGTAATTCTTTTGGCAAGTCTCTGACGGACATACTCGGTTAGAAGGTCCGGGTCTCTTGTCTGTTCTATGTAATCTGCAAAGGTCTCCAGTATAGTAAGGAGGTCGTTTATGGGAATGCCCTCCCTGAGAAGGTTCTGGAGCACTCTGTGTAGCACTGAGACTGGCACCACATCCGGCACAAGACCCTGAACTGCCTTTGGGTATTTCCTTGAAAGGTTCTCCACAAGCTCAAGCACCTCAGCCCTCCCCAGTATTTCGTGAAGGTTCCTCTTTATGGTCTCGCTTATGTGAGTTATCATGACGGTAGATATATCCACCACCATATAGCCCAGCTTCTGAGCTCTGTCTTTTAGCTCTTCCCTTATCCAGTAGGCTTTCAGCTTGAAGGAGGGGTCCTTTGTCTCTATGCCCTGAAGTGGCTCTCTTGCATTTCCTAGGTCTATGGCAAGCCAGTGCCCGGGGACTATCTCAAAGGAGTCCACCTCTATACCCCTTATGAGTATGCGATACTGGTGAGGTCTTAGCTTAAGGTTGTCCCTTATGTGAACGAGAGGTATGACCACCCCATACTCACTGGCAAGCTGTCTTCTTACGGTTTTTATCCTGTCGGGCACATCTCCACCCTGAGATTCATCCACGTAGGGTATTAGTCCATAGCCTATCTCAAGGGCTATGGTTTCCGGCTGGGTGGGTATCTCTTCTTCCCTTTTCTCCGCTGGAGGTTTTTTCTGCTCTTTAAGCATCTCCTCAAGTTTTCTCAGTTCCTCCTGTTTGAGGGCTCTGCTCAGGGCGTAATAGAGCCCTCCCAGCAAGCCTGCCATGAAGAAAAAGGGTAGCTTTGGAAAGCCTGGTATGAGACCTATAAACACAAGAAGTGCGGAGGAAAAGAGAAACACCCTCGGCTCTTTTGAAAACTCTTTGAAAAGTGCTTTCCCCAGCTCTTCCTTTGAAGAGGACTTGGTAACCACTATTCCTGCAGAGGTGGAGAGCATGAGGGCAGGTATCTGGCTGGCAAGCCCCTCACCCACAGTAAGCAGTGAATAAGTCTTTATGGCATCGGAAAAGCCCATCCCTTTGAAGACAAGCCCCACAAGGAGACCCCCCACAAGGCTCAGGAAGAGTATGATGAGTGCCGCTATGGCATCTCCCCTTATGAACTTACTGGCACCATCCATGGAACCAAAAAAGCTCGCCTCCTGCTCAAGTTGAGCCCTTCTCCTTCTGGCTTCTTCTTCGGTGATTAGCCCTGCGTTGAGGTCTGCGTCAATGCTCATCTGCTTTCCTGGCATGGCGTCAAGAGTAAAGCGCGCAGCCACCTCAGAGACCCTCTCCGCACCCCTTGTTATGACGATGAAGTTTATGACTATAAATATGAGGAAAACGATAAGCCCCACCACCACATCACCACCCACAACAAAGGTCCCAAAGCCTTCTATGATATGCCCGGCAGCTGATGTGCCTTCATGACCGTAGAGGAGTATTCTCCTTGCCGCCGCTATGTTGAGAGACAGCCTCAAAAGCGTCCCGAGGAGCAGTATACTGGGGAAGGCTGAAAGCTCAAGGGGTTCCTTTATAAATGTGGTAAGCACCAGCACCGTCATGGAAAAGGTTATGCTAAGGGCAAGAAGAAGGTCAAGGAGAAGGGCTGGAACGGGTAAGATTATGGCACCCAGTATGACCACAAAGGCCAGAATTACCCACCCTTCCCTCAGGTTCATGAAGTATAATTTTAAGCCCCATGCGCTGGAGCAAATACTTCTGGTATACATCAAAGGAAGAGCCTGCGGATGCAGAAGCCCCCTCTCACCGACTTCTTCTCAAAGCTGGCTTTATAAAACAGGTCTCTGCTGGCATATACGAGTTTACACCTCCGGGCGTGAGAGTCCTCAGGAAGATAGAAGACCTTGTCCGCAAGGAAATGGACAGGAGCGGAGCTCAGGAGGTGCTTCTGACGGTCCTTAACCCTTCAGAGCTCTGGAGAGAGACTGGCAGGTGGGAGCTATACGGCAGGGAGCTCTTTACTCTCAAAGACAGGAACGGCAGGGAATACTGCCTTGGACCAACCCATGAGGAGGAGATAACGGACCTTGTGAGGTCCTTTGTAAACTCTTACAGACAGCTTCCGGTGGTGCTCTACCAGATACAGGTCAAGTTCAGGGACGAAAAAAGACCACGCTTTGGTCTCATAAGGGGAAGGGAGTTTATCATGAAGGACGCCTACTCCTTTGACCCTGATGAGTTTTCTGCCATGATGTCCTACGAGAGCATGAAGTTTGCCTACGACAGGATATTTAAAAAGCTCAGGCTCAAAACTTTGCTGGTGGAGGCTAGCGTGGGAACCATTGGCGGTAAGAGCTCTCACGAGTTTGTGGCTCTTACACCCTACGGAGAGGCGAGGGTAGCCTATTGTGAGAGCTGTGGCTACGGAGCAAACGCAGAAATAGTCAAGCTTCCAAAGCCTCAGGAGGAGATAGAAGAGGAGCTTCCCCTCAGGGAGACGGAGACGCCGGGCACGGACAGCATAGAAAAGCTCTCTTCTTTCCTTGGAATTCCCGCAAAGAAAATAATAAAGGCAGTGCTCTATATGGTCAATGGCTCAGAGCCTGTAATGTTTCTCATAAGGGGGGACAGGAATGTGGATGAAAACAAGGTGGAGGCAGTGCTGGGCACGGAGAACTTCAGGCTTGCGGAAGACCACGAGGTCTGGGAGCTTCTCAAAACCAGAAAGGGCTTTATAGGACCCTTTAACCTTCCACCTCAGGTAAAAGTATATTGGGACAACTCCACCTACGGTCTGAAGAATGTGGTGATAGCCTTCAACAAGCCCGATTATCACTATGTGAACGCAAACCCCGGGAGGGACTTTCAGTATGGGGAGTTTGTGGATGTGTGTCAGGTAGAGGAGGCAGACCCATGTCCCAAGTGTGGCTCAGCCCTTAAGGTAAGTAGAGGGCTTGAGCTGGGGCACATATTTCTCCTTGGAACAAGATACTCTGAGCCCATGAGGGCATACTACACGGACCCTCAGGGTCAGGAAAAGCCCATCATCATGGGCTGCTATGGCATAGGTATATCAAGGTGTATATCGGCCCTCGTGGAGCAGTATAATGATGAAAAGGGCATAAAATGGCCCACCACAGTGGCACCCTTTGAGCTGGACATCATATGCGTAAACCCCTCAGACCCCCAGCAGAAGGAAGTGGCAGAAAGGCTCTACATGCTGGCAGAGGAGCACGGCATAGAGACAATATACGACGACAGGGACGAAAGCCCTGGCTTTAAGTTTGCAGATGCAGACCTGTGCGGTTTCCCCTACAGGCTTGTGGTGGGCAAAAAGGTAAAGGAAGGAAAAGTGGAGCTCCAGAGCAGACACACGGGCGAGCGGTGGGATGTGGAGATAGAGAAGGCTGTAGAGAGCGTAAAGGAGCTCGTGCAGAGGGACAAGATTTAAAGGCGTTACGAAACTTCAAACCTTTTTACTCTTTCATCCTTTGTAAGCTTTTCTAAGCTCTTGTTCAGTTCATTTCTGCTCATGTCAGTTTCAAAGCTCACCTTTAAGAGATTACTTTCTCTCTCAACGCTCCGAATCCTCACATTACCAAAAGTTTCTTTGAGATAGTCCAGAGGTTCTTCTATGCCCTCAAGGGTGAGGCTTATCGTCTGACCAGCGGGCACGCCCATGAATTCCTTTTCTATCCTGCTCATCAAGGAAAGGGTAAAGAGAAGAAGTGCTGTTGAGAAGAGAGAAAGAATGTACATGCCAGCACCAACCGAAAGACCTATCCCTGCAGTGGTCCAGAGGCTCGCAGCTGTCGTAAGGCCCTTTATGGACACGCCTATCCTTATGATAGCACCTGCCCCGAGAAAACCTACGCCTGTAATAACCTGTGAGGCTATCCTTGAAGGGTCCGCACCCTGTCCATACTCTTGGGTTATGTATATGGAGAGAAGGCTCATGAGAGAAGAGCCGAGGGCAAGCACAGAGTGAGTCCTGAAGCCTGCCGGCTGCCTTCTCCTTTCCCTCTCGTATCCAATAAGAGAGCCAAGAAGGAAGGCAATGACAAGTCTCAGTATCCCCTCCCATAAGGGAAATGGGAGAGTTTCTACCAGCTTCATCAGACTATTTTAACCCTGATTGACTAAGCTCATCGGAGGGCTATATTTAATGAATAAACATTCAGGAGGTCATCATGTGTCAGGAGTGCGGATGCTCCGTAAACCACGGCCACGAACATAACCAGAGGGAAGAGGTTAGCCTCTTCAGGAAGGTTCTGGAGAAAAATGACCTTCAGGCAGAGGAAAACAGGGAACACTTCCATGAGCACGGCGTCTTTGCCATAAACCTCATGTCCTCGCCGGGTGCTGGCAAAACATCACTACTTGAAAGGACTATAGAGCTTCTTCAAGATTTCAGGATTGGGGTCATAGAGGGGGACCTGGAAACGGACAGGGATGCCCAGAGGATAAAGGCAAAGGGTGCACCTGCGGTGCAGATTACCACGGGCTCTGCCTGCCATCTGGATGCCTTTATGGTTCATGAGGGACTGCATCAGCTACCCCTTGAGGAGCTTGACATAGTCTTTATAGAAAATGTGGGAAACCTCGTGTGTCCCGCAAGCTACGATGTGGGAGCACATATGAACGTGGTTCTCCTCTCTGTGGTGGAGGGTGATGACAAGCCAGAGAAGTATCCCGTCATGTTCAGAAATGCCCAGCTCATGGTAATAACAAAGACAGACCTCCTGCCCTACACGGACTTCAGCATGGAAAGGGCAACAAGGTCTGCAAGAAAGGTAAACCCCTCCATAGATGTGATAAGGCTTTCTGTAAGGACGGGAGAAGGCATGGATGAGTGGCTTGAATATCTTCGCTTCAAGGTGAGAGCCTTCAGGAGAAGTATGGTATGAAGGTCTTCTGGCTTCAGAGGCTCACCTGCTGTGGAAACACCCACTCCTTTCTGAACTACGAGAGCCTGAATACACTTCTGAAGAGAGTTGAGCTAATCTACCATCCCAGCCTTTCCCAAAAGCCTCAGGAAGAGGCGGTTGAGGAATTGCTCAGAAGAGGTGAGGAGTTTGACATACTTCTGGTGGAAGGTGCGGTAAGAAGGGATGACAGGGAAACTCTGGAGCTCTGCAGACTTGCAGGCTATGTGGTGGCGGTGGGCAACTGTGCTGTCTACGGAAACATCCCCGCCCTTGCGAACGCCAATGTGTGCGGTCTTGGCTACAGGTTTAAGGAAAAGGGAGGGCTTCTGGGTGAGGGTTTCAGGTCAAAAGGGGGTCTGCCCGTGATAAACCTTTCTGGCTGTCCTGCTCACCCCGAGTGGATTGCCGGCACACTGCTCATGCTTTCAGAAGGCATAAAGCCGAGGCTTGACCAGTGGGGTAGACCTGAAGAGTTTTACTCCTCCCTTACCCACTGGGGATGCACCAGAAACGAATACTTTGAGTGGAAGGTGGAGGCTCAGGAGCTTGGCTCAAAAAGGGGATGCCTCTTTTACCACTTTGGCTGTAGAGGTCCGCTCAGCTACAGCTCCTGCAACACCATACTCTGGAACGGGGTGAACTCAAAGACGAGGGCTGGGACTTCCTGCTTTGGTTGCACCGAATACGACTTCCCACGCACAGGACTCTGGGAGACAAAGCAGTATGCGGGTATACCCGCAGAGCTTCCCATAGGAGTTTCCAAAAGGGGATACATAATGCTCTCGGGCGTTGCCAAGATGTTCACACCGGAGAGGCTAAAAGGTGAGGCTTGAAAACTTAGAGCTTCCAAGGGTTGAGGGGGAGGCAAGGCTTGAGCTCCTCTGGAAGGATGGTGTTGTGGAGGATGCGAGGGTCTGCATCACCTCCATAAGAGGCGTAGAGAAGGTGCTTATGGGCAGGCATTACATGGATGCCCTGGTGATAACGCCAAGGGTGTGTGGCATATGCGGGCACGCCCATCTTATGGCTTCTGTCACGGCTATAGAAAAGGCTCTCGGCGTAGAGCCAGCACAGAAAGGTCAGTTGGTGAGGAGAATAACCCAGAGCCTTGAGATTCTGCAGAACCACATAAAGTGGTTCTACCTTTTCCTGATGCCCGATTTTGTCCTTTTAGAGAAAAGCGTGAGGGAGTTCTATGAGCCCTTCAGGGGCAGGAGGTGGCAGGATGCCATAAAGGTGGCTTCAAAGATAGCAAAGGGCATAGCCCTCTTTTCAGGTCAGTGGCCCCACTCTTCCTATGCAGTGCCGGGGGGCATAACCTCAGAGCCCTCGGCGAAAGAAGTTACCACCCTCAGGCAGATACTCTCCGAGCTCAGGGACTTCTTTCTGAAATATACGGTGGGCATGGAAGAGGGTGAGTTTATCAGCTGTCTGAGGGAAGGGAGCTGGAGAAGGCTCGGGGGCGATGCGGGGCTTTTCCTTGAACTCTCCCACAGGGAGGGGCTTCTGGAGGCTGGCAGGTCTTACGACAGGTTCATAAGCGGTGGCTCTCTTTACTTTCCCTGTGGTTATTTCATGAAAAGGGTTGTGCATGGAAAGCTAAGAGTTGAACAGCTTCAGGAGCTTGAGAGCAGTTCCTACAGCGGGGCAAAGCCCGTAAGATACAGGGGCATGCCCTTTGAAACTGGACCCCTTTCAAGACAGCTCATAGCCGGAAACCCCATCACAAAGAGCATGCACAGGGAGCTCAGAGATTCCTTTGCGGTGCGTGTGATGGCGAGAGTTCTGGAGGTATGGAGCTTAACAGAAGCCATAGAGGAGTGGACGCAGAGGCTGAAGGAGGTTCTGCATGAGAGGTCCACGAGCCTTG
This window of the Aquificaceae bacterium genome carries:
- a CDS encoding class I SAM-dependent methyltransferase, whose protein sequence is MITKKTVEDVFSSVSRKYDFFLNLITFKRIDQWQRELLSMLSPEGHRLDVGTGTGEVLLKSQNRGLRVGMDLSLEMLKVAKTKCRACRFVVGDAENMPYRNEVFGSMTLSLVYRHLLSRKAFLQEAKRVLKEGGQLALLDINRFSLTPLLILVMKYPLKPLGLVLFGREKWDFFIHSLENSLRVEEVEKELEEGGFEVVEVQRRLFGLVYLLLARKR
- a CDS encoding polyphenol oxidase family protein yields the protein MHTQNLRKGKEALIFSLQTPTARVVLKWWEEDTDVVTLRQVHSSKVFLVEDFVQGLEGDALITQRRGLKIGVRTADCVPVALLGKKAVAVVHAGWRGLRDGIIEKVLERLRPLEPPENYLAFIGPSARACCYEVGEEFKGYFLSLQIRNGGHYMDTQSEAILRLKRGGIRKFFQHGVCTICHDSLPSYRRDKTRDRILTFVELLV
- the proC gene encoding pyrroline-5-carboxylate reductase codes for the protein MTLGIIGYGNMGESFARSLREHAEVLVYDISEEKRSEALSEGFGVASDLDFLLRGSQWLLLAVKPKDVESVMKRLSGRLEGKMLISVVAGLSLERLKELSGAEKLIRLMPNINALVGKATIAFACAEISEEEKEEFIRLFSHCGNLYELEESLFDAFTALAGSGPAFVFSFVHALALAGVMEGFSYEKAKSMAIDMVLGSCELLKRLGGNPEEWLTKVASPGGTTIEGIKVLEERGFKGIIMECIRRTSEKAKRL
- a CDS encoding MinD/ParA family protein yields the protein MEAQALHLMSVEGKEKKTGYIAVASGKGGVGKTLITINMGRIIGRNSKKVLIVDGDLGLSNVHIMLGITPAKNLYHFFMGEAPLEEVVVPIEENLAFISSGSGVRELVNLPPAQLRNLIFKLQEYAERNYDWVIFDTPPGIHSDTTALVSSSHIPVIVTTPEPTAIADAYGLIKVLNQEERVKEFYVLINKVSSYEESLKVYESIRVVCEKFTSAETKYLGGIRYNPKIIRNIVNQNPFNEDLTRDLTRALSGLPLDIKPYAPSFWERLISKLRR
- a CDS encoding flagellar biosynthesis protein FlhF; protein product: MKIKKLVVDSLQEAVEEVRALYGSEAVILSTRVIKQKLLPFLPFPRRSKLEITVGIPDREDFSVELKKEETLYQEINRLKENLREVMELVKRQKTEKEEVKRDDLEGEYSIRALYLMNKLINRGVSRDIAEKIVESACGYDFELKRLDLKGENMESLVEAFSKNIRLVENFPEEGFSVVVLLGPTGVGKTTTIAKLAHMLRQRGKGVGLITIDSYRVGAVQQLQTYANIMELPFRVADTPYRLRECIGELSSLDVVLVDTGGRSQYNEIKIRELVPFFAKLPALKAYITLSANTEERVQYEIIESFSVVEPSGLIFTKLDETGYFGTAINVAYRTQMPILCFTTGQRVPEDMVMASYDYMAKIFLEVH
- the flhA gene encoding flagellar biosynthesis protein FlhA — protein: MNLREGWVILAFVVILGAIILPVPALLLDLLLALSITFSMTVLVLTTFIKEPLELSAFPSILLLGTLLRLSLNIAAARRILLYGHEGTSAAGHIIEGFGTFVVGGDVVVGLIVFLIFIVINFIVITRGAERVSEVAARFTLDAMPGKQMSIDADLNAGLITEEEARRRRAQLEQEASFFGSMDGASKFIRGDAIAALIILFLSLVGGLLVGLVFKGMGFSDAIKTYSLLTVGEGLASQIPALMLSTSAGIVVTKSSSKEELGKALFKEFSKEPRVFLFSSALLVFIGLIPGFPKLPFFFMAGLLGGLYYALSRALKQEELRKLEEMLKEQKKPPAEKREEEIPTQPETIALEIGYGLIPYVDESQGGDVPDRIKTVRRQLASEYGVVIPLVHIRDNLKLRPHQYRILIRGIEVDSFEIVPGHWLAIDLGNAREPLQGIETKDPSFKLKAYWIREELKDRAQKLGYMVVDISTVMITHISETIKRNLHEILGRAEVLELVENLSRKYPKAVQGLVPDVVPVSVLHRVLQNLLREGIPINDLLTILETFADYIEQTRDPDLLTEYVRQRLAKRITRLYSTNGTLYAMIISPKIEAKLTAFVQEGREDEFLDLLINTVYPKLSGEISKFTQYQALPLLITSSSIRRHVRKVLENYMPNLTVLSYNELDRQLNLKVIGVIDED
- a CDS encoding proline--tRNA ligase, with protein sequence MRWSKYFWYTSKEEPADAEAPSHRLLLKAGFIKQVSAGIYEFTPPGVRVLRKIEDLVRKEMDRSGAQEVLLTVLNPSELWRETGRWELYGRELFTLKDRNGREYCLGPTHEEEITDLVRSFVNSYRQLPVVLYQIQVKFRDEKRPRFGLIRGREFIMKDAYSFDPDEFSAMMSYESMKFAYDRIFKKLRLKTLLVEASVGTIGGKSSHEFVALTPYGEARVAYCESCGYGANAEIVKLPKPQEEIEEELPLRETETPGTDSIEKLSSFLGIPAKKIIKAVLYMVNGSEPVMFLIRGDRNVDENKVEAVLGTENFRLAEDHEVWELLKTRKGFIGPFNLPPQVKVYWDNSTYGLKNVVIAFNKPDYHYVNANPGRDFQYGEFVDVCQVEEADPCPKCGSALKVSRGLELGHIFLLGTRYSEPMRAYYTDPQGQEKPIIMGCYGIGISRCISALVEQYNDEKGIKWPTTVAPFELDIICVNPSDPQQKEVAERLYMLAEEHGIETIYDDRDESPGFKFADADLCGFPYRLVVGKKVKEGKVELQSRHTGERWDVEIEKAVESVKELVQRDKI
- a CDS encoding MgtC/SapB family protein, translating into MKLVETLPFPLWEGILRLVIAFLLGSLIGYERERRRQPAGFRTHSVLALGSSLMSLLSIYITQEYGQGADPSRIASQVITGVGFLGAGAIIRIGVSIKGLTTAASLWTTAGIGLSVGAGMYILSLFSTALLLFTLSLMSRIEKEFMGVPAGQTISLTLEGIEEPLDYLKETFGNVRIRSVERESNLLKVSFETDMSRNELNKSLEKLTKDERVKRFEVS
- the hypB gene encoding hydrogenase nickel incorporation protein HypB; this encodes MCQECGCSVNHGHEHNQREEVSLFRKVLEKNDLQAEENREHFHEHGVFAINLMSSPGAGKTSLLERTIELLQDFRIGVIEGDLETDRDAQRIKAKGAPAVQITTGSACHLDAFMVHEGLHQLPLEELDIVFIENVGNLVCPASYDVGAHMNVVLLSVVEGDDKPEKYPVMFRNAQLMVITKTDLLPYTDFSMERATRSARKVNPSIDVIRLSVRTGEGMDEWLEYLRFKVRAFRRSMV
- a CDS encoding Ni/Fe hydrogenase; its protein translation is MKVFWLQRLTCCGNTHSFLNYESLNTLLKRVELIYHPSLSQKPQEEAVEELLRRGEEFDILLVEGAVRRDDRETLELCRLAGYVVAVGNCAVYGNIPALANANVCGLGYRFKEKGGLLGEGFRSKGGLPVINLSGCPAHPEWIAGTLLMLSEGIKPRLDQWGRPEEFYSSLTHWGCTRNEYFEWKVEAQELGSKRGCLFYHFGCRGPLSYSSCNTILWNGVNSKTRAGTSCFGCTEYDFPRTGLWETKQYAGIPAELPIGVSKRGYIMLSGVAKMFTPERLKGEA